From the Anoplolepis gracilipes chromosome 15, ASM4749672v1, whole genome shotgun sequence genome, the window gcTAAtgttgctatatatatatagctgaATGGACGCACTTGTTTATTCCCAGTTTCATTTTATACACTGCACGTGAATGAAcatttgtttgaaataaatgtgATCTCGCGTGTTTACAAATTAGGTATCTCACTGACGGATgcttataaaagaataaatatatctgtttttcctccttttttaaaatttgaaacgtgttaaaaagtgtgtatgtgtgtgtattgatgtgagtatattaatacaaaagaataaattaacaatgtaaataaataagacaaatatttaaacaaaattcttattttttatttcaagatatgtgataaaattgaagattCTCTTCAGATCTCCGATTTTTGGACGGATTATttgaaatcttttaattatttcatctcttttaatagaatattaattagtttatttcctggaaaagtaaaattagagaatttataaatttgacttCTCTCTCCTCGTGTGATAAACATGAATTGtagtaaattgtaaatttgatataaatgttaaaagctAAAAAATAGAGTaggtaatttttacttaaaaatttttaaaataatttttattttaaaaagctaaataataaaaatgtaagaaaagctttctacattaaattttcaaatttctttacTTAAACAAATCTTTATcgcatattttgtaaattcaaaataaaaagcaaaacaAGGAaagaactttaaaaaatattgtagtaaacatctaaataaataagtgcTGAATTTTAACTCCAAGCTTTTGGACTAAAACTATACAACTTattgatgcaaaaaaaatgaaatatatattttgtgacaAAAGTAACCTCTAGAAGACTGCTAGAAGATAAAACACAAatggttaaaaatatatataaatatattaaataattccttAAAATACAAACAAAGTAGATCAAACTTTAATAGATTAAACgagtaacaaaaatttaatattgaatctGTAGGTTTTCTGGCAATAAAGAGATGCGGAGAGAGATAAGTTCCATAAGAAGTACTTCCAAATAGTCTGCATCTATGTGTTGCATTCCATtgtgcaattaataaaatcgaaagTATCGCCAAAGTAATGGATGTGAACATGAAATTCATTTTCTTCtcagtaatatttattataatattttcggaAGCAGAACCGAATCCGACAGAGAGATCTACGCACTTTAACAAATTAGATTTTCTGGTCAAATTTCTCTTTCCTAAGGAACCCGATATAGTAAGAGTAAGAAACGCAGAAGAAGGCCGAGCAGCGAATAAAGTGACCACGTTAGATTTCGTAAGTATAacacaattattattcttttttatctttttcgtcTCATTAGcacatttttgagaaaaaccaTTAGTGTGatcgataaatattatcgtCAAACTATTGATAACCAACTAACCAACAGaactattgtaaataaattgatataaaagaggctttttaattcgaaaaaaattaattttaaaaattgatcttaTTTGATTCTAGACTAGGTTTAAACGACTAAAATCCtctctttgtaattaattcaaaGAATTCTTTTGGGtatgtgtttattttatcagaaatataaactGCTATTAATAAAGTTGAGATTATTTGGAAAGATTTTATCAAGATTTtacaaatagattttattttatgataactGCATAAAGTAAGTGTACAtacagtttttaatatttttttaacaataaatatattaagaccATATATGTCTCAATTCCATTCTAATCTCGACTATACAGATTGGTTTGATAGAAAGATATGGCTATCCCGCCGAAGAACATCACGTTACAACGGAAGATGGATATAACTTGAAGATACACAGAATACCTAGCAGTCCTCTGTCCAATaatcaacaaaataaaacagtTGTGTTACTTATACACGGTATCTTGTGCACATCCGATTGCTGGGTGTTGTTTGGTGCTAACAAAGATCTCGGTAAGTCCATCCATAAATATTGCTAGAATCATCTTGTACAGTTTGGAAATTATCAATGTTTTTCATTGAACATTTATTCGatctgattttaaattaatggaaaagtctattaaaaaatgttaattctgAGATATCCAGTGAGATATAcagtgtattttaattatgtatataaattcatgatacaaatgttatattattttattaatgcaaaaatttagcaaaagaaaaaaatatttgaataaatagcCGATTTTTTGCttgactttataaaaaattagtaattaatatgttattcaaattaaaatagtcataatttaaataaattatcatattcattaattatgtatCGTCATCTTGTATTGCAGCATTTTTATTAGCTGATAAAGGATACGATGTATGGGTTGGAAATTTCAGAGGGAATTCCTATTGCAGATCACATGTCGAAATGTCTCCACAAGATCCCAATTTCTGGCAATTtaggtaaaattttatttcattattataactttaaaaatagattttatttttattataaatctttattttcttaaattatttgtataattataaattataaatgtgttaaatcttttttttaactcttccttttattttatttaaattttttttaaatctttaatgcTTGACATatacaacatattatataaaacataatacgtaaagaagaatattaaaatttatttgcattatctAGCTATCATGATAAAGGAACAAAAGACTTGCCGGCTACGATCGACTACGTGCTTGATTATACAAACTCCGAAACTCTGCATTATATCGGTCATTCGATGGGAACTACCACATTGCTCGCCTTACTTTCCACCAAACCCGAAtacaatgcaaaaataaaattaggaaTTTGTCTCGCTCCAGTTGCTTTTTGGAAGGAATTGTCTTCTACATTCAACTTTCTCGTTAATATAGGGTCACAGATTAAGGTAAAAATGGGAGAAAACTTATCCTGATATTCTTCTTTCAGACTTTAAGCTGCTGATTTCGTGGATTTCTGATCTT encodes:
- the LOC140673856 gene encoding lipase 3-like — protein: MDVNMKFIFFSVIFIIIFSEAEPNPTERSTHFNKLDFLVKFLFPKEPDIVRVRNAEEGRAANKVTTLDFIGLIERYGYPAEEHHVTTEDGYNLKIHRIPSSPLSNNQQNKTVVLLIHGILCTSDCWVLFGANKDLAFLLADKGYDVWVGNFRGNSYCRSHVEMSPQDPNFWQFSYHDKGTKDLPATIDYVLDYTNSETLHYIGHSMGTTTLLALLSTKPEYNAKIKLGICLAPVAFWKELSSTFNFLVNIGSQIKEFFNTNNIYEFGSLSSTSITLGRILCANKAITQPLCITIMFVLAGANPAQLNTTMLPELLLHCPGGTSVKTLDHYYQNMMTGKFQNFDYGYLGNYERYKQRTPIEYNVKKITAPIALFYGANDPISLKTNVLYLYKQLPNAVLLEEIPYKSFNHVDFMWSIDAKTLLYDHLIEVMQKFDVESDLSGFKRYIP